A stretch of DNA from Sugiyamaella lignohabitans strain CBS 10342 chromosome B, complete sequence:
TTGAAAGATTTCATGAAGCAAGCAGGAGACGTTGTGCGAGCAGATGTACTTATTGGGCCAAACGGCCGTTCTAAAGGTTGTGGTATAGTTGAGTATGCAACTGCAGATGAGGCTCAGCGGGCTGTTGAGACTTTAAACAATCAAAGTTTGAATAACCGTTTGGTATTTATTCGTGAGGACCGTGAATCTGGATCAAGAAGTTCTCATAATGGACCACCACCCAGTTCAGGAGCTGGTCCAGGATCGTTTTCACGTGACCGTGTAGGAGGAGGTGGCGGTGCTAGTAGTGGCCCTCCACCAGTACCAGGTACTCAGTTGTTTGTAAACAATTTGCCCTATTCCACTGGCTGGCAAGAACTGAAAGACTTGTTTCGCAGTTCAGGAAACGTTTTGCGTGTTGACTTGAAGCTTAATTTTAACGGCAAGTCGCGCGGAGCTGCCACTGTATTATTTGAAACTCCCGAGGAGGCCCAAGCTGCTATCCAGCAATATAATGGGTATGACTTTCAAGGACGACCATTAGAGGTTCGTCAAGACAGATATGTTGGTGGTTCTGCACCGGCCTCATTTTCGTCGGCCCCACCTAATCCATTCACGGATGGTGCCAAGGGATCAGGCGAGCCTAGCAATATCATTTATGCAAGCAACCTGCCCTGGTCGACTACCAATCAAGACCTTGAAGAGCTTTTTGGCACTATTGGCCCCGTTGAAAAGGCTGAAATTCAGCTGTTGCCCAACGGCCGTTCAGccggtgctggtgttatTCAGCTAGACTCGATTGAAAGCGCTCAAAATGCTATTCTCAAGCTTTCGGGTTATAACTATGGTAACCGTGACTTGATAATCTCTTTTGTGAACTATAATCGTTAATGTCTGTGTAAGTGTGTATTGAAATTTATTGCTATTGTATATGTGTCAGTCGTAAAGATTGGTTTGGGCGTGATAGACCCTGCagcttgttctttttcgaGTCCTGTTCCCAGTCCTCAAGACAGTCCCTGAACGATGAGACTGACCCAGACATGATAGAAGTACATATGCTCTATGCTCTCTCTAAGGGTCCAAGTTAGACCACTGTTCTGCAGTGACTAAAGAACGAGGATCCTGATAGCGAATTCCAAAGATGGAATAGAACAATCTAATAATGTTTGAAATTGAGATACAACATGTGTATCATAATGTTACATAATGTTTTTCAGAAGAAGGGGGTCAACGAATCGGAAGTACTAGACGTCGTTCTACCTCGGTCTCTttaccttcttcttcttcaccttcAAACTTTAGCCGACATTTTCCCTCctttttgctgctgtcaatgACTTCGGCCCGATAGAAAGTAGTTGTTTCAGGATACCTTGCCAGCACTATAGTATGTGGTGGGAATGGTGGTAGAGATGTATTGTCCTGGTCAATAGGCACAACAATTATATCGCGAATGCCAGCCTTGTATGATTGTCCtggattattattttcatcagGTTCTGGATCTTGAACTTCAAACCGTATTCCTTCAGTTATAACTTTGGTCACCTCACACTGAATCcactcttcttctccaccTTTATGCTTTCTCAACCTAAATGCCACCTGAGTACCAACATGGATATTAGCAGGATCCGAAACCGAAGAAGGATTATccactgctgatgctgaactAGACGAAGAGTACGAACTAGAGCTCCCCAATTTTCCTCGTTTATTAAATGTTGTCTTACCTGCATGCTCATCCAGTCCTCTACGTCGCTTTTTCAATGCATTTGACCCTAAAGTTCCAGAAATATTGACCGTACCACCAGAGCCTGATGAGCCAGCAAATTGGGGCGTACTTGCTTCGGAAATAGACTGAGCTGATGATATTAAAGTTGTCATGGCCTCAAGAGCAGACTGCAGTGTGCTGAATACGTCAGTATTGTGACTCTACGAATACATCAATTCAATATAATCTCTATCCTCAGACACTCGATTGAAGCACCAATGTAACAGCTATGGCTACTCAATGGATACAATCGTCAAATACTTACATAGACTCGTGTTCACGAAATCCTTTTTCAGTTTGATAGAGGTCGTGCAGTCGCGTCAATCTAGTAGCAACTTCGTCTAAATTACTCAGCTGGGAGACCTTTAACCGCACCTCTTTATCAGACAAAGCAGCGTAGTCCTGTATTAATGGAGATAATTGATCGGTTGTTTGTGAGATGTTTTGAAGCACCTTCTTGACTTTGGCATGGCCATTTTCGCTACTATCGTTCACCAGCGCGATCACCTTTCTCCATAGCTCATGCTGTGCTTGTTCCTCCTTTGTGACAGGAATCGGCGACCCTGTGGTAGCAGTGGACGCTCTACTCCGTGACCGTAAACTCATTGCCCAAGGTGTTTCTCAATAATCTGAATAATGTCCGTGGGGTTGAGACCGTAAGCTCTTAGCACTTGCGCGACGGCGGATTAAAGATTAAAGATTACTACATGCATATTTCCCCTGAGAATACCAGACTCTGCTTGACAGGCGTTATAGGCACCACTTCAGAGTAGTTATATAATCAAATGGTTGACTCTACCTCCCACATTTGAGATCCTAACGGGGTGAAAATGGCTATTCTCAATATCTCTGGCTGTTTCTGTGTGTTTACTGTtgtatcttcttctgtgaAACGGCAGAAACTGGGTTTTGGGTAGAAACCAACAGCACAAAGCGCTGCGGGAAATGATGTAAAATAAAGTAATGCAAATGTATGTATAATATTAGAGAAAGGTATCTATATCTATATTTAATGGATCTAACTGTATCACATTTTGTCACCCATGAATCGGACAAAAAGTTTCTGCTTCCAGTCGGGACGTCTGTCATCCGCCTCGTAGTCATCGAGACTCATTTCCTTGCAATGCACTTTGAGATTGGCCACTTCGTTACCAAACTGTTGCTGGAGATCTGGATCACTGGTGACTATTAATAAGTTGGACTCTAAATCGTGAGAGTATGCTCGACGAGTATAGTTAGAAGAACCAATGACAGTCATGCATGGGTTGGGTTGGTTGGGGCAAGCGATCCATAGACCCTTGGCATGATATGACCAGCCGTCAGCAACATTGACGATGCCTTTTGACCATTCATGGAGTTTAATTTTATCACCTTTACCCttggtgatgatgctgtGAAGGAAGTTACGAGCCAAAAACGAGTAAGCTCCTGGAAGAGCCCCGGATACACCAGGGGAACGGAAAAACCCGTTGGCTTGAGGAGCTGCTGTAATGACATCTGCATGTTGAGGAGATGTCTTGAGCAGCTTTTCACTGAATAGTGGATGAATATTAAAATAGCCTGCCGTTAGAGTCCAGTTAAACTGGTCTGTTCCAAGCATAGACAGCACACGAGACAGAACAGTAAGTTCGGTCGAAGTATCCGGCAGTAACAGTTGTGAGAATTGTGAGATTGGATAAACATAGGTTAGCACATCCTTGTCGTGTTCAACTTCACCAAGCTCTGAAACCTCATCATTAGCTAGACTGGAAGTTTTTCGACTGGTTTCCGACATTTCTGGCCTCAATAGCTGAAACAAAGTTTCAGTAGCTTTCTGAATAAACGTTGCAGGATCTTCTATGGGCTCAGGAATAATGCTAGGGTGGTTTGGCCACGTTAACTTGAATCCAGCTGGGTTCTTATCTTTACTCAATGGAACCACCTCATAACTTAGCGTACTAATAGCCTGGTGAATCTTGTAAAAGTAATCGGTTAACTTGCTAGACTTGAAAAGAATATATCGATCCTGACGGTTGGTGAAGTAGTCCAAGCTTAAATTAGCACCAGAGAGAATGATCTCGTCGTCAAATCCATACAACTTCATGTGTTGTAAACCCCACCCTTCGTTGAAACGTTGGGGGATATATTGTTTGCGGAGTCCATATAAATTTGGAGTATGATACATTCGAAGATGAACTCTGTTGGAGCCATGCTTGGACACTAGTGGGGCTAGTAAAGATGCTGTACAAGTGTCTGGAGCTTCTCTAGTTCCTCGTAGAGCATCAGTAAGAATATAGAGTTCAAGATCATTATTTTGATCTAGCGCCTTATCAAGGCAAGAAATGAACTCATGCTCTTGCTTTCCAATATATAAAGTAGCCAAAAAAATGCGCTTCTTCGCGGATGcaattttttctttaagCAGAGCATAAAATTGAGCTGGTGATGAAAGCACCTTGGCATCACCTGATCTCAGTGCAAATCTAGGGGCGATGTGTGCAATTTGTGATAGTGTAGCTTTGATCTGAGGGTGTTCAAAGGCATTATAACCAGCAGAAAGTCCTGCTTTAGCTTCTTTATTCATGGCTGGGATGCCAGAAGAGGTTGCCGTAATGGTTGCAGTGGAGCTCATATTGCTTCTGTTGTCCGAGTTGTCGCTATGAACAGTTTTAGATTCTGATCCAGTTATTAGTTTTTCAGTTGGTAACTGATTTCTCTCTGGATTAGTTGATATCAAATAATCTTTGGGTCCGCTTTTCTCGGGGAAGTTTACGCCACTATGGGCGTATTTACAAGTGAAATGATTTAGGGGTTTCCAACTAGATCGCTCCGATTTAACAAATATCCTTGAATTTCTTGCaaccaataaaataaaatttctACGGTTGACAGTCGTATTCAtgatccaaaaaaaaaaaaaaagaaaaagaatacGAAGGGAATCTACGGAATAATATACTGCTCCGAAGGGAGATCTCTACTAGTGCGCTATATTATGGATCGGGGAAATACGCGTGTAAGTAATAGGTCTAACCAGCATCAAAATATGCGTAAAGCGGCGCTCGCTCCACTATCAGACCGACCGATTTGGGTTGGGCCCAAcgaaaatttcaagaaaattTCTTATCAGTCCCTAACCACTTGCTGATTAGGGCAAGGATAGGTAAACAAATTAAATGATACAAAACACAAACTATGGAGTGTAATCTTACACCCTCAATATATAGAGATAGAGGGGATTTTATAGAGGGGGTTTATCAGCTTGCGTTTAAACAGCATTATCAAAGGCCTCTTTTTGTAATGCAGAGTTTTATCTTCTGGTATATGTTTTGAATTCTTTATTTCAAGACATGCTGCTGGTCATGCTTCTTATAGCCTGATCGGCGTTGATGTGATATAGCAAACCGATAAGGACCAGATTGGGTTTAACTGGTATCGTGAGCTGTTGCCTATCTTGATAAGCTTAGTAGTTAATATATCTACGTATTACTGGTTACATCTAACTCTCGCCGTACCATGGACGAAACCCCGCTGAGAGAGGAGTTAAGTCTAAAACGAGGGAGACCGAAATAACCACCAAAATTGTTGAAACTACACCCAGACGCTGCTATTACTTCTCTTGTTTTGGCTCAAGTTGTGGGAAGGGAAAATGTTATATTTTACTAAAATGATATTGGAATGGGTAGTGTAATCAGATCAATGGAACAAACATTGTAACCGGTCCAGAAAGATGGAATGAAGTTGACCGAGCACCACAACCCGCAAACGTCGGTGTTGGTGCCGATAGCATTCCGATATAAACAGGGTGATAATGAAACCAGAGACATACCCAAAGGCATACCAATGAGACAGCTACCCCGCTTTCAGAGGTGTTCTTGGGAAAAATGGGTCTTATCAGTGAAGTGCAAGCATTGCAGGGGCGCTCCTTATCAGTAAAGCAAGAGTGATGTGCATCAAAACAATCTAAACATCAGATCGGCCTTGGCAATCAACCATCAACCCTATAGTCATTTTAACATGTTTTTTGAACAAGTCTATTTACTAGTGAAATTTAAAGAATGAGGCCAGGGCCAAGTGAGATCCGTATAACAGGCGACATACATGACCCAGACAGTTGCAAGGCTATTTCTATCCTATCTACTACCTCATGACCTAACATACTATTTAGCCTGAGGCCCTAGAATCGCATGATGATTTTTTGACTCCATTACAGCATTCATgttaatattatatttacaaAATAAACAGCACTAGTGACTTGCTGCTTATACACGACGACGGCCTGGAGGTCTGTCACCACCAAACCTGATTTTAGATGCATCGGTTACTCTATAGATGATAGGACGGATTTTAGTACCTTCCTTACCATTGAGTACGTTCAGGAAAGCCTCTCGGCCTTCTCCGAATTGGCGGAAGACAATCTCTAATCGCTCATTTAGATAACCCTTTTCTTCCATGAGTTTGAACATTCTAGAGGTGGTTTGAAATGATGCTTCATAAGAATTTTTCTTAGATCCACGAAATC
This window harbors:
- the HRB1 gene encoding Hrb1p (Poly(A+) RNA-binding protein; key surveillance factor for the selective export of spliced mRNAs from the nucleus to the cytoplasm; preference for intron-containing genes; similar to Npl3p; HRB1 has a paralog, GBP2, that arose from the whole genome duplication; GO_component: GO:0005737 - cytoplasm [Evidence IDA] [PMID 9499403]; GO_component: GO:0016021 - integral component of membrane [Evidence ISM] [PMID 12192589]; GO_component: GO:0005634 - nucleus [Evidence IEA,IEA]; GO_component: GO:0005634 - nucleus [Evidence IDA] [PMID 9499403]; GO_function: GO:0003723 - RNA binding [Evidence IEA]; GO_function: GO:0003723 - RNA binding [Evidence IDA] [PMID 14676199]; GO_function: GO:0003729 - mRNA binding [Evidence IDA] [PMID 23222640]; GO_function: GO:0003676 - nucleic acid binding [Evidence IEA]; GO_function: GO:0000166 - nucleotide binding [Evidence IEA]; GO_process: GO:0071028 - nuclear mRNA surveillance [Evidence IMP] [PMID 24452287]; GO_process: GO:0016973 - poly(A)+ mRNA export from nucleus [Evidence IPI] [PMID 14769921]); protein product: MIQRSGSRSPRRDRPRSRSPIRNRSRSPRRDYPSRGHGHGHGRDSYNSYHSRREGGGSFRTFPRRMGDFGGHSNGGGNGGGGRFGGSALGPQDRRVYVGNLAYDVRWQQLKDFMKQAGDVVRADVLIGPNGRSKGCGIVEYATADEAQRAVETLNNQSLNNRLVFIREDRESGSRSSHNGPPPSSGAGPGSFSRDRVGGGGGASSGPPPVPGTQLFVNNLPYSTGWQELKDLFRSSGNVLRVDLKLNFNGKSRGAATVLFETPEEAQAAIQQYNGYDFQGRPLEVRQDRYVGGSAPASFSSAPPNPFTDGAKGSGEPSNIIYASNLPWSTTNQDLEELFGTIGPVEKAEIQLLPNGRSAGAGVIQLDSIESAQNAILKLSGYNYGNRDLIISFVNYNR
- the SGF29 gene encoding Sgf29p (Component of the HAT/Core module of the SAGA, SLIK, and ADA complexes; HAT/Core module also contains Gcn5p, Ngg1p, and Ada2p; binds methylated histone H3K4; involved in transcriptional regulation through SAGA and TBP recruitment to target promoters and H3 acetylation; GO_component: GO:0005671 - Ada2/Gcn5/Ada3 transcription activator complex [Evidence IMP,IPI] [PMID 21734642]; GO_component: GO:0000124 - SAGA complex [Evidence IDA] [PMID 12052880]; GO_component: GO:0005634 - nucleus [Evidence IEA,IEA]; GO_function: GO:0001135 - RNA polymerase II transcription factor recruiting transcription factor activity [Evidence IMP] [PMID 21685874]; GO_function: GO:0035064 - methylated histone binding [Evidence IDA] [PMID 21685874]; GO_process: GO:0034629 - cellular protein complex localization [Evidence IMP] [PMID 21685874]; GO_process: GO:0034613 - cellular protein localization [Evidence IMP] [PMID 22224423]; GO_process: GO:0016568 - chromatin modification [Evidence IEA]; GO_process: GO:0070868 - heterochromatin organization involved in chromatin silencing [Evidence IMP] [PMID 24307402]; GO_process: GO:0044154 - histone H3-K14 acetylation [Evidence IMP] [PMID 21685874]; GO_process: GO:0043971 - histone H3-K18 acetylation [Evidence IMP] [PMID 21685874]; GO_process: GO:0043970 - histone H3-K9 acetylation [Evidence IMP] [PMID 21685874]; GO_process: GO:0045944 - positive regulation of transcription from RNA polymerase II promoter [Evidence IMP] [PMID 21685874]; GO_process: GO:0006355 - regulation of transcription, DNA-templated [Evidence IEA]; GO_process: GO:0006351 - transcription, DNA-templated [Evidence IEA]); translated protein: MTTLISSAQSISEASTPQFAGSSGSGGTVNISGTLGSNALKKRRRGLDEHAGKTTFNKRGKLGSSSSYSSSSSASAVDNPSSVSDPANIHVGTQVAFRLRKHKGGEEEWIQCEVTKVITEGIRFEVQDPEPDENNNPGQSYKAGIRDIIVVPIDQDNTSLPPFPPHTIVLARYPETTTFYRAEVIDSSKKEGKCRLKFEGEEEEGKETEVERRLVLPIR
- the PGS1 gene encoding CDP-diacylglycerol--glycerol-3-phosphate 3-phosphatidyltransferase (Phosphatidylglycerolphosphate synthase; catalyzes the synthesis of phosphatidylglycerolphosphate from CDP-diacylglycerol and sn-glycerol 3-phosphate in the first committed and rate-limiting step of cardiolipin biosynthesis; GO_component: GO:0005739 - mitochondrion [Evidence IEA,IEA]; GO_component: GO:0005739 - mitochondrion [Evidence IDA] [PMID 9799363]; GO_function: GO:0005524 - ATP binding [Evidence IEA]; GO_function: GO:0008444 - CDP-diacylglycerol-glycerol-3-phosphate 3-phosphatidyltransferase activity [Evidence IEA]; GO_function: GO:0008444 - CDP-diacylglycerol-glycerol-3-phosphate 3-phosphatidyltransferase activity [Evidence IMP] [PMID 9545322]; GO_function: GO:0003824 - catalytic activity [Evidence IEA]; GO_function: GO:0000166 - nucleotide binding [Evidence IEA]; GO_function: GO:0016780 - phosphotransferase activity, for other substituted phosphate groups [Evidence IEA]; GO_function: GO:0016740 - transferase activity [Evidence IEA]; GO_process: GO:0032049 - cardiolipin biosynthetic process [Evidence IMP] [PMID 9545322]; GO_process: GO:0006629 - lipid metabolic process [Evidence IEA]; GO_process: GO:0008152 - metabolic process [Evidence IEA]; GO_process: GO:0006655 - phosphatidylglycerol biosynthetic process [Evidence IEA]; GO_process: GO:0008654 - phospholipid biosynthetic process [Evidence IEA,IEA]), which translates into the protein MNTTVNRRNFILLVARNSRIFVKSERSSWKPLNHFTCKYAHSGVNFPEKSGPKDYLISTNPERNQLPTEKLITGSESKTVHSDNSDNRSNMSSTATITATSSGIPAMNKEAKAGLSAGYNAFEHPQIKATLSQIAHIAPRFALRSGDAKVLSSPAQFYALLKEKIASAKKRIFLATLYIGKQEHEFISCLDKALDQNNDLELYILTDALRGTREAPDTCTASLLAPLVSKHGSNRVHLRMYHTPNLYGLRKQYIPQRFNEGWGLQHMKLYGFDDEIILSGANLSLDYFTNRQDRYILFKSSKLTDYFYKIHQAISTLSYEVVPLSKDKNPAGFKLTWPNHPSIIPEPIEDPATFIQKATETLFQLLRPEMSETSRKTSSLANDEVSELGEVEHDKDVLTYVYPISQFSQLLLPDTSTELTVLSRVLSMLGTDQFNWTLTAGYFNIHPLFSEKLLKTSPQHADVITAAPQANGFFRSPGVSGALPGAYSFLARNFLHSIITKGKGDKIKLHEWSKGIVNVADGWSYHAKGLWIACPNQPNPCMTVIGSSNYTRRAYSHDLESNLLIVTSDPDLQQQFGNEVANLKVHCKEMSLDDYEADDRRPDWKQKLFVRFMGDKM